The stretch of DNA GAAAACTATCTTAGTGTGGACTGCATAATTTCTCCAGAGTATATTGTAGCATCCAAAATGAAAGAAATCGCAATGATGGATAATGCGATTGATTTTGAAGATATTGAAGCTGTTGGATTAAGCCTTGCAAAGTTCCGTATTGGACCGGATAACCGTCACGGTATTCAGGGAATAGCTTTGAAGCACCTTCCACTGCCTAAAAAATGTAAGATCATCATGATCCATCGGATGAGCCAGAAAGGAATGGAAAGCATAGTGCCCACAGATGATGATTATTTTATTGTTGGCGATGAAGCAGTTGTCATTGGAGACCGGGAATCGCTTCGTGAGTTTGATAAGTTCCTCAGCCCCCATAAAAAACATCGCGATATTCTAATGATTGGAGGCAGCATATTGGCAGAATACCTGCTAGAAATGCTGTCCGAAGAAAAGGTCAGTGTCAGACTCATTGAAAAAGACGAGAATCGCTGTCAAGAGCTGTCTAAGATGTTCGATGATGCAATAATCATCAATGACAACGGTACAGATCCACTAGTTCTGCGTAGCCAAGACGCCAAGAATACAGATGTTTTAGTATGCACCACCAATAATGAAGACGGTAACCTGCTGTCCTGCCTTGTAGGAAAGCATCTAGGAGTCAGCAAGACTGTTACAGTATACACTAAGGGAGATTACAGAGATATTTTTAGAATGGCAGGTATCGATGCGGCAATCGGATATTATGGCGTGGTTGCGAACGAAGCCATTCGCCAGACAGTTCCGGAATATGAAGTCTTAATGACCATGGAGAGTACAACGGAAGAGTTTATTGGACTCACTGTAGGGCCACGCTGCCGCATAAAAGACAAAATGCTTATCGAAGCCAATCTGCCAGATAGGACCAACATCGCTCTGATTATAACTGGAACCGATATCATAATACCAGGACCAGAGGCTGTAATCAAAGAAGGAGATACTCTTCTGGTTTACGCTGATAAGATGGATATTCATGCGTTGGAAAAACTGTTTGGAACGACTATACCTATAACACCTTAAGAGGCACTGCATGGAACTGACCAAACCATCCCAAAATAGTCAAATAGCACCAGTTAAGAAAAAATCATTTTTCAAACGACATGGTGTTGACAAATATACTATAACAAAAAAAGTCTCAAGAAGAGAGAATACCGTGCTGTACCTATTTGGGACGCTGGTATTCTATGTGGGCTTGGCATTGATCGTTCCTTTGATCTGCTCATACATCTTCAATGATCCATATGATCCATGGATCATTACCATGCTGATCTGTTTCCTTTTCTCTATTCCACTTCTTATGAGATTCAAATCAGCAGAGCATACACGTTCTACTGAAACTCTGTTTGTAATCACCACATCATGGATTCTCGTTACAATATTCGGTTCACTTCCGTTCATCCTGTCTGGAATGGATGTAATCGATGCACTTTTTGAATCAATGAGCGGATTCACAACGACTGGATCTACAATTATGGGTGGAGGCGGCGTAGCTCCTATTGAAGAATGGTCTAAAAGCATACTGTTGTGGAGAAGCATGATGCAGTGGCTGGGAGGCGCGGGTATAATTATGATATTCGTGACGATCCTACCAATGATGGGGGCCACTGGCCGCAGCCTTGTGACGTTAGAATTGGCAGGAACAGACACTCAGAATATTACACAAAGGATGCAGGAAGAATCAAGAAAATTCCATTACATCTATCTCAGCCTTACGCTGTTGATGATTGTGATGCTCTTATTGACAGGATTGGGCGTCTATGACTCTGCAACTATTGCGCTCTCATCCATATCAACAGGAGGGCTTTCACCGTATTCAGACAGCATATCTCATTTCAACAGCCGGATAGTAGAGTGGATTGTGATTATATTCATGTTCCTGGGTGGTACGAACTTTTTCCTGCAGTTCCGCGCCATGAGCAGAGGCGGGTATAAGGAACTCATCAAAAACTCCGAATTTAGAGCATATGTACTTATCGTCATAATTGCAAGCTTGATTTTATTCGCATTTTTAGGTCCAGAAGTTGCTGGAATGAGCACGTTTGACAGATTTACCGCATCCACGTTTCAGATAATATCTGCCATGACCAGCACAGGATATACCACAATCAGTCTCGGTGGACTTGTAAACATAGCCAGCTTGATTTTAATTATTGCAATGATAATTGGAGGGTCTTCCGGTTCTACTGCAGGTGGTATAAAGATAGTCAGGTTTGTTATACTGCGTAAATTCCTGTCTGCCACATTATATAGAACGATTCACCCCAAGGCAGTAGTCCCCATAAAAATCAATGAAAAAACAGTAGAAGAAAAAACGGTATCTTCCCTTATGGCGCTGTTGGTGTGCTATTTTGGTACGGCAGTAGTGTGCATATTCATACTTATGATGCTGGGAGTAGACACCATGGGTTCTGTGTGTTCTACGATAGCTTCGCTTTCAAATGCAGGATTGGGCATGGGAGATGTGGCCTCATCATACGGAGGACTTCCGGATCTTGCTAAGCTGGTGCTGATGTTTGCAATGTGGGCCGGTCGTCTTGAGTTTATCTCTGTATTCGTCATATTGAGTCCGGTGTTCTGGAAAGAATTCCTAAGATTCCACAAAAGGTACAGCTGAGAGTACGGTTGATTAAAATAGTAACCAAGAGTTAGCTGAAAAGAAGCCAATGGTTGAGTATGTAAAAGTGTGTTCCAACTGCGGGAGCAGAGACATTGAGCCGTCCAGAAATGTAGGGTATGTTCCAGGCCTTACCGGTAACGAACGATACTTCTGCAGATCGTGTGGACAGGAATCCGTTCCGCTTCTTATAGATGAGTCGAAGG from Candidatus Methanomassiliicoccus intestinalis Issoire-Mx1 encodes:
- the trkA gene encoding Trk system potassium transporter TrkA translates to MNIVIIGAGNVGYLLAQILSKQHSVTVVERDKKRFDYVINSLNVGGINANGASPRILNQLLNEKTDLLMAVTESDEANIFACMTAKRLNPNVTTLARMRDREYTFGDQLENYLSVDCIISPEYIVASKMKEIAMMDNAIDFEDIEAVGLSLAKFRIGPDNRHGIQGIALKHLPLPKKCKIIMIHRMSQKGMESIVPTDDDYFIVGDEAVVIGDRESLREFDKFLSPHKKHRDILMIGGSILAEYLLEMLSEEKVSVRLIEKDENRCQELSKMFDDAIIINDNGTDPLVLRSQDAKNTDVLVCTTNNEDGNLLSCLVGKHLGVSKTVTVYTKGDYRDIFRMAGIDAAIGYYGVVANEAIRQTVPEYEVLMTMESTTEEFIGLTVGPRCRIKDKMLIEANLPDRTNIALIITGTDIIIPGPEAVIKEGDTLLVYADKMDIHALEKLFGTTIPITP
- a CDS encoding TrkH family potassium uptake protein → MELTKPSQNSQIAPVKKKSFFKRHGVDKYTITKKVSRRENTVLYLFGTLVFYVGLALIVPLICSYIFNDPYDPWIITMLICFLFSIPLLMRFKSAEHTRSTETLFVITTSWILVTIFGSLPFILSGMDVIDALFESMSGFTTTGSTIMGGGGVAPIEEWSKSILLWRSMMQWLGGAGIIMIFVTILPMMGATGRSLVTLELAGTDTQNITQRMQEESRKFHYIYLSLTLLMIVMLLLTGLGVYDSATIALSSISTGGLSPYSDSISHFNSRIVEWIVIIFMFLGGTNFFLQFRAMSRGGYKELIKNSEFRAYVLIVIIASLILFAFLGPEVAGMSTFDRFTASTFQIISAMTSTGYTTISLGGLVNIASLILIIAMIIGGSSGSTAGGIKIVRFVILRKFLSATLYRTIHPKAVVPIKINEKTVEEKTVSSLMALLVCYFGTAVVCIFILMMLGVDTMGSVCSTIASLSNAGLGMGDVASSYGGLPDLAKLVLMFAMWAGRLEFISVFVILSPVFWKEFLRFHKRYS